Below is a genomic region from Macrobrachium rosenbergii isolate ZJJX-2024 chromosome 33, ASM4041242v1, whole genome shotgun sequence.
AGGCTAATCTAGCTTCTTATTATACAGCATTTAAACTTTGGTATCATAGCCATATTGTACATTGCTCTTGTCACCTGGATAATTGCTTTGTCCAACAGATGTTTTATGTTTGTAGGACTTAGGACCCAACCCAACCCTTTCGTAGTTTACATGAGCCCAACCTATCCAGCAGGGTTTGAACATTTAGatatcattgtatatattttttactgtaataatgctgataaaaataactgcaaagtACCCTAGCCTATAAAGCTTAAGAAAACTAGCCTAGTCACTAAAATAAGATTGAGTTTGGATTGCAAATGTTTATATGAGCCCAAAGATGAGGTGAATTATGCTTGTGGCTTTGACCTAATTTGGCCTGTAATGTTATAGCATAGTGTAATGTAATGTTTTCACATGGTGCATCTGAAAATGAGAAGTTATTTTCAAGTTAATAAATGTCTTTCATGGAAAAATGTTCATAGGGATATgttattttatggtaaaaaatcTTTGTAACAGTAAAAATTGTTATAATCTGTAAGATAAGTATAGTTTTAACTTTGAAGGAAACTTTCACTTATAGTATGAGTTGAATTTTGATTCAGTTATGGTGAGCCATTTGGCGTGACAGCTATGAGGGTCATTGCTGCTGTCAAAGGCCAGTGATTATCTTATGTCTTGCTGGTTTTATGCTACTGCAAGTCTCACATTTATTGTCATGTTTTGTTGATTCTCCTGATTGAAAATTTTTGTGGTTTCACTGACAAGATGACACTGATAGTCAATCGGAACTTGGTACGGTGTACTTTTTTATTGGAGGTTCCATGATATAGCAGATGTAAATCACCTTGTTTAGCTCCCTTGAGTCTCTGCTTAATGGAAAGGTTACTTggtaatatgtattttatttatgttatgtctGCATGTTCCATTGCTCTCAGTTTCTCTGTATCTTTATGTAAATATGGCTGTTGTTTTATGTAACTGTATTAGGCTGAGAGAATATCTCCAGTgcgtttacttttttattttttatttcagtgatgtTGATGAGTATGGTTTTGAGAGGCCCCAAGACTTTGACTACCAGACTTATGAGGACTTCATGTCCAGGTACTTAACAGTCCTTGCTCGCAGAGCTAGGAAATGGTCTCATTTGCTCGGGGCCAAGGAAACTGTCGGCCGGGGAATAAAAGTAAAGCGATATGTAAGGAAAGGCATTCCAATGAAGCATCGTGGGAAGGTGAGAATTTCTAAGTTGTAAATCAAAGTTACTGTAATGATGAAAGAATGttcataattatatacagtattttactttgTGTATTGTACatgttactgtatatttattttttaatgccaTATTGTATTTATGCTATTTTTGAACACTTGATCACTTACCTGTCAGGAGAAGGCAGTTGGATATAGATGCTTGTCAGTAAACCAATTCTTCTTGACTAATATTAAAGTACAGTACCACATGTAAACAAGATTTTCAGTGATCTATTTCATTGCCCACTTCAAGCTAAGCCATATAAATTTAGGGCTTGCAAGTTTCAAAAACctgaatttttaaagattcaGCCATTTAAACAAGTATGGATGCATGTTTGTCTCTTGAATGCACCAGAATTTCTGTGGATGACATTTAAAGTGGTGGCTGATGAGTTAACATTTTTAACAGATTTGGATGGAGGTCAGCGGAGGGAAAGACAAGAAGGACAGTCATAGTGGATATTATAAGAAGTTGCTTGAAGGACctttcaatgaagaattagtcGATTCAATAAAAATAGACGTTCCGCGAACATTCCCAGATAACATCTACTTCCGGGattacaaagaaggaaaattaacagaCCTCTTTAATGTTTTAATTGCCTTTTCACATCATAACAAAACTGTTGGATATTGCCAGGTATGTGAAGTTATGATTCTTCCTGATTGTGCTTAAGTTGAGGAGTGGATACCTACTGTGAAAATCACCTGCTattccttttataatttatttgtaaaaaaaaaaatggaaaccccAGATTTGTAAAGGACTTATTTTCTTAGCAAGGAGGCCCTTCCAGATGGGGCCCCTGTCACTTTTAAAGGCCATTTTCTTGCTTTTACATGAACTACATCTGGCTTTTAAATCCCACAGCTCATGTCAGTAACTTTATACACTATCTCCTTAATCATTGTTCCATCCTGCAGTCCTCAGAGTTGTTCAGGTAGTGTCACAGTGTTGTGACAGACTTCTACAAGGAACACCAGGTTTTAGTATCAGAATGGTCCGTTATTTATAAGGCTCCTTTTTGAATTTGTTTAACAAGTGCactttgcattttacttttccaCTGCACTGCTGATGGACACCCTTATAAGCTCATGAAACATCTtggaagtacagtatatgtaatccCTATGTTCAGCCTCATGGACAAGACAGTTATTCATAGCAGCCACACTTCAGCACATGTCCAGAGGATATCCATTGTGGCTTTTAAAGAAGTCGGACTATGAAGTGTTGAGATTCTTGGCTGGAGTTGCATTTGGAAGATTAAAGTATAAATAAGGAAATTGCTGACATATGTGGTGTTTGGAGGCTAGGATATGGACATAGTTTCCATAGGTTTCGATGGTTTTGACACATTATAAGGAAGGTGGAGAAGCATTTCATCAGCAAAGTAATAGGGAAATTGCAGGATAAAGACCAGTTTCAAAAGTCCAAAGAAATCTGTCTAACCCCATAAAAGGGAATGCTGATGCAAAAATGGTTGTAAAGATGAGGATAATATgccagtatttaatattttcatatgtctTGGTAAAATAGTTTAAAGTTCTTGGAGAAAGGGTTAGAAACCTgacatgaaagatttttttttgaaatataattgttatttatcCTGTGAAAATgagattattaattttaaaatcttcccACAGGGTTTAAATTACATTGCTGGGCTACTACTAATTGTCACCAAAGATGAAGAAAACACCTTTTGGCTTCTTGATGCGCTAGTGAACGTCCTTTTACCGCAGTACTACACTTCTGACATGATTGGAGTTCTGACGGATATCAGAGTCCTGGAGGCACTTGTTAAGTGAGTAATTTGTTAATACATTCTTAGTTGTTTCTCTGTGTACTTTTGATTGACCAGAAATAAGTCAAGTCATTTGCTTATGCCTATGTTGTTGATAGGAATGGGCTACAATTCATCTGTTATGTATTGTCCCAAAACAAAGACCATGGTgctttcattctgcatacttatatagtggcccAGCATGAGAAAGGCAGGCCTAATACTGGATTAAGGCATGTTTAGACATGGACGTCATTCATTATGCAGAAAGATTATAAAGTTACACATTGCTTCTTGTAATATAGAAGTTAAAAACTAGTTCAGTGAAACTTTTAAGTCACATCACAAACCTTTCATACTGCTCACTGAAAGGATTTGTTGATAAAGGAGGTAAAAATTGGTGCAGGTCATTaaaagctgaaagaaattaccatctacagtgtgccatgcaaagCACGAGACAAAACATATCCTTGTATGATTATTCCAGACATGAAAATTAAGCTGAGGTAAGGAGGTGAATCCTTATGAAATATGTCTTTGTGAATTTTTGGCATTTGAAGTCTGCTCGTGGAGGAAAAGCAATTAAATTCATACCACATGTTAAAGACTCCTTCTCTTGATGCGTATAATTATCCGTAAGCAAAAGTCATTATGTTCCTGGTGAGGAATATGGCACTTTCAAAGTAGATCTGTCATGGTGGTGGGCCAAAGTTCATCCTGACTTATGAAGCCTGAATTGACCTGCTTATCATGACTTACATATTTTGATTAAGATGGTAGTTTAAAGATTTTCTCTGTTCCTCTCAGCTGCAATATCCaacattttttcttcctcattaCTCTATTATTTTTAGTCTTGTCATTCCCTTGTGCTTCCTTGAGATATATTGAAGGTGAATGTTATTTTTACCTAAgtgtttacattatattttagtatttttgttgaaTGTCCCTTCTGAGGGGAAACCCCAGTCTTACAGCTTAGGTGTGAGTTACCCATCTTGTCTATTTTTCCCCCCTCTGCAAGtgttatattttcccattttcattcttGGCTCAGTAAATACACAGTCAAGAAAGTAGTAAATATGAAAGCAGCAGGATGAAGAACAGCACAACATAATAGCCCAGAGAAACAAGAAGTTACTGATCAGACttcaaaagttaataaaaatatgattttagtaatttttaggTTTTGAAATCTAGACTGATACAGTATGCTGTTTTTGCAGTTGTAGATTCGAATGTAAAAGTACTTTATTTGGTTTGTCACAGAGAGCGAGCCCCTCTGGTTTGGCGTCACGTTGATCACTACGGATTGACCTGGGACCTTCTCACGACAAAATGGTTCATATGTCTTTTTGCCGAGGTTTTGCCAATAGAGGTAAGTTGCTGTTTACTGAAAGTTGTAATCTATTCACAGGCAAGGTCCAAGTAACTGATGGTTCTCATATGTAGAAAAAACTGAGGATAGTGAAAACATGACAATTAAGAAACGCTAGTTTCATTAAACAGTAGCTAGTCACTAatgtttctaaaacaaaaaatcccaCAGAAATAAAATGTAAGGCACTCAATAAGTTACTGAACATTCCTCACTAATAATGAAAAAGCAGTGGGAATATAacatgataatttgattttagaGTGACGCATGATAGCAGTAAAAGGATTTTGGGTGTGCAT
It encodes:
- the LOC136855868 gene encoding growth hormone-regulated TBC protein 1-A, with product MAGARNSKISDVDEYGFERPQDFDYQTYEDFMSRYLTVLARRARKWSHLLGAKETVGRGIKVKRYVRKGIPMKHRGKIWMEVSGGKDKKDSHSGYYKKLLEGPFNEELVDSIKIDVPRTFPDNIYFRDYKEGKLTDLFNVLIAFSHHNKTVGYCQGLNYIAGLLLIVTKDEENTFWLLDALVNVLLPQYYTSDMIGVLTDIRVLEALVKERAPLVWRHVDHYGLTWDLLTTKWFICLFAEVLPIETVLRIWDCLFYEGNKVLMRVAITLVLTNEQKILMAQDFGDIVECFKKITNDTNATDCHVFMEKVYKVSGSFPRARLAKLRQEKETEVAQGMKKA